Proteins from one Pseudarthrobacter sp. BIM B-2242 genomic window:
- a CDS encoding DUF808 domain-containing protein, translating to MSGGLVALLDDVAALARIAAASVDDVAAGAAKAGAKAAGVVIDDAAVTPQYVSGRDPSRELPMIKKIFWGSLRNKLLIILPALLLISAFIPGAIPFILMAGGTYLCYEGAEKVWHKFRGHHEAEEDAPAVDRGPEAEAKVTKGAITTDFILSCEIMVISMNEVAAESLLVRAFILVLVALVITVLVYGAVALIVKMDDIGLHLAAKDSAGSQRFGELLVKGMPAVLAGITLIGTVAMLWVGGHIMLQGAYDLGWHAPYDLVHVLEHPVEGIAVVGASLAWLVNTLCSAVLGLAWGLVVMAVVGPLLKALPFGKKKAGHEEGGTGAAATGHPPAPHKADPPA from the coding sequence GTGAGCGGCGGTCTCGTTGCCCTGCTGGACGACGTCGCAGCACTTGCCCGGATAGCGGCCGCCTCTGTGGACGACGTCGCAGCCGGAGCTGCCAAAGCGGGGGCCAAGGCCGCCGGCGTGGTGATCGACGACGCCGCCGTCACCCCGCAGTACGTGTCCGGGCGGGACCCGTCCCGCGAACTTCCCATGATCAAGAAGATTTTCTGGGGCTCACTGCGGAACAAACTGCTGATCATCCTGCCGGCGCTGCTGCTCATCAGCGCCTTCATTCCGGGGGCCATCCCGTTCATCCTCATGGCGGGCGGCACCTACCTCTGCTACGAGGGAGCCGAGAAAGTCTGGCACAAGTTCCGCGGCCACCACGAGGCCGAGGAAGACGCGCCGGCCGTCGACCGGGGCCCGGAGGCCGAGGCCAAGGTCACCAAGGGCGCCATCACCACAGACTTCATCCTGTCCTGCGAGATCATGGTCATCTCGATGAACGAGGTGGCCGCCGAGTCCCTGCTGGTCCGCGCGTTCATCCTGGTGCTCGTGGCCCTCGTGATCACGGTGCTTGTGTACGGAGCCGTCGCCCTCATCGTCAAGATGGACGACATCGGCCTGCACCTGGCCGCCAAGGACTCCGCGGGTTCCCAGCGCTTCGGTGAGCTGCTCGTCAAGGGCATGCCCGCCGTGCTGGCCGGCATCACCCTGATCGGGACCGTCGCCATGCTGTGGGTCGGTGGCCACATCATGCTGCAGGGGGCGTACGACCTCGGCTGGCACGCGCCGTACGACCTGGTCCATGTCCTCGAGCACCCTGTAGAGGGCATCGCGGTAGTGGGCGCCTCGCTGGCCTGGCTCGTCAACACCCTGTGCTCGGCCGTTCTGGGGCTCGCCTGGGGCCTTGTGGTCATGGCCGTCGTGGGCCCGCTGCTCAAGGCACTGCCGTTCGGCAAGAAGAAGGCCGGCCACGAAGAGGGCGGCACCGGCGCAGCAGCCACCGGCCACCCGCCGGCGCCGCACAAGGCCGATCCCCCCGCTTAG
- a CDS encoding LLM class flavin-dependent oxidoreductase, with the protein MTLPLSILDLATIGKGQTAAESFAGSVAMAQRAEELGYRRIWYAEHHNMSAIASSATSVLIAHVAAHTSTIRLGAGGIMLPNHSPLTIAEQFGTLETLHPGRIDLGLGRAPGSDQNTLRALRRDPMSADSFPQDVLELQGYLTGPTRIQGVEATPGKGTNVPLYILGSSLFGARLAAQLGLPYAFASHFAPNALQDAVALYRREFKPSSQLDAPHVIAGVNVIAADTAAEAQAAFRATLRARVGLFFGGGREFTDDEADMVLDSPQGQHVSQMMTYSAVGTPDAVIDYLDGFAKHSDADELIVAHQNTGTEARIRSVELLAEIAGLARVGANSAGS; encoded by the coding sequence GTGACGCTTCCCCTCTCCATCCTTGACCTGGCAACCATCGGCAAAGGCCAAACGGCGGCGGAGAGCTTCGCAGGGAGCGTCGCCATGGCGCAGCGGGCGGAGGAGCTTGGCTACCGGCGGATCTGGTACGCCGAGCATCACAACATGTCCGCCATCGCGTCCTCCGCCACCAGCGTGCTCATTGCCCACGTTGCGGCGCACACCAGCACCATCAGGCTTGGTGCCGGCGGCATCATGCTGCCCAACCACTCACCGCTGACCATCGCCGAGCAGTTCGGCACCCTGGAAACGCTCCACCCGGGCCGGATCGACCTTGGCCTGGGCCGTGCTCCCGGCAGCGACCAGAACACTCTGCGCGCACTGCGCCGGGACCCGATGTCCGCCGACAGCTTCCCGCAGGACGTCCTGGAACTGCAGGGCTACCTCACCGGCCCCACCCGGATCCAGGGCGTCGAGGCCACCCCTGGCAAGGGCACCAACGTGCCGCTGTACATCCTGGGATCCTCGCTGTTTGGCGCGCGCCTCGCGGCCCAGCTGGGCCTGCCCTACGCCTTCGCTTCGCACTTCGCCCCCAACGCCCTGCAGGACGCCGTGGCTCTGTATCGCCGCGAATTCAAGCCGTCCTCCCAGCTCGATGCCCCGCACGTGATCGCCGGCGTCAACGTAATTGCGGCCGACACCGCCGCCGAAGCGCAGGCAGCCTTCCGGGCAACACTGCGCGCCAGGGTGGGGCTGTTCTTCGGCGGTGGCCGCGAGTTCACCGATGACGAAGCGGACATGGTCCTGGACTCACCGCAGGGCCAGCATGTTTCACAGATGATGACGTATTCAGCTGTGGGCACGCCGGACGCGGTGATTGATTACCTGGACGGGTTCGCCAAGCATTCCGACGCCGACGAACTCATTGTGGCCCACCAGAACACCGGCACCGAGGCCCGGATCCGCTCCGTGGAACTGCTCGCCGAGATTGCCGGGCTGGCCCGGGTAGGGGCTAATTCGGCTGGGAGCTAA
- a CDS encoding chromosome segregation ATPase, with translation MPTAAPKSVFARRLAAAVVLPGLLTSTLVFAMPATAAPGPASGICNGVVNQQAHRGFVQENLLKAAARKNAAAIAGLQAERATLETAAESLKAEIAATDQQIAGLEAEEERVASAEAAAQKELTTLDADAAAMRQAVADAEAAISKLQADGDAVAAELSPLQAELDAAKADAAVLHKEADDLTRRIEANIEALISAEADLTGLQEAATQASNDLSVKEAEILAAEGQLETLVTQAQQAAAAADTAATAVSDGEATLTRLEQAGTTAQTELDEQLDRVAEARALLTSLQGAAAEADEAVTNKKAEISTAEGQLAILVATANDADAALDNQNTTIGAAQEELKALQVKAAAAAAAVKANADQLATAQAAITTLQGQINTANAAVTAKQAELTQAQAELATLTTAKTTLVAEIAALTVRIDAIKGNSKAKRDLEDLRDLKDAQLATANREISDKEALIAGLSGDLTVLSSQVATLNTQLQNKQSESSALQLQTVPLQAALDAANAAVTSKETAIAALKLQVPALQTAAREAYSAVEDKQDELIDLHHQLPGLEDAVATAASAVAAQEKVVADLEAELPTLREGVEAANAAIATQKETLKSLNAALTQALDAQAAADKAVADRIADLDSLREQLPALQAALTAADDAVTQQATEVNSLNTLGGALAENLAGLNAKITAKEAEVLDLQTRVAPLLDQLTKINGEIDAADAALKSLQAQLTTMDGQVTAAQDTLRVLQAKKGNNSGPIKVQKDVVADLQSKMADVQNQIKAIDGSILLGGCVA, from the coding sequence ATGCCTACTGCAGCGCCCAAGTCCGTCTTCGCCCGTCGCCTCGCCGCCGCGGTTGTCCTGCCTGGTCTGCTGACCAGCACCCTGGTTTTTGCGATGCCGGCCACCGCCGCGCCGGGCCCGGCCAGCGGTATCTGCAACGGGGTGGTGAACCAGCAGGCGCACCGGGGCTTCGTGCAGGAGAACCTCCTGAAGGCTGCAGCCAGGAAGAACGCAGCCGCCATCGCTGGCCTGCAGGCCGAACGCGCCACGCTTGAGACTGCTGCCGAATCCCTGAAGGCTGAAATCGCCGCTACGGACCAGCAGATTGCTGGCTTGGAGGCGGAGGAAGAAAGGGTGGCTTCGGCCGAGGCGGCTGCACAGAAGGAGCTCACGACTCTTGATGCCGACGCAGCAGCCATGCGGCAGGCCGTGGCAGATGCCGAGGCCGCCATCAGTAAGCTGCAGGCGGACGGGGACGCTGTTGCCGCGGAGCTGTCGCCGCTGCAGGCGGAGCTGGACGCCGCGAAAGCTGACGCCGCTGTCCTCCATAAGGAGGCTGATGACCTGACCCGACGGATTGAGGCCAATATTGAAGCCCTCATTTCAGCCGAGGCTGACCTCACCGGGCTGCAAGAGGCCGCCACTCAGGCCAGCAATGACCTGTCCGTCAAAGAAGCCGAGATCCTGGCTGCAGAGGGCCAGCTCGAGACGCTGGTGACGCAGGCGCAGCAGGCGGCTGCCGCCGCCGACACTGCTGCCACGGCCGTGAGCGACGGGGAGGCGACGCTGACCCGCCTGGAACAGGCTGGCACAACCGCCCAGACAGAACTGGACGAGCAGCTGGACAGGGTAGCCGAGGCCCGCGCACTACTCACCAGCCTCCAGGGAGCTGCCGCAGAGGCGGACGAAGCCGTGACGAACAAGAAGGCGGAGATCAGCACTGCGGAGGGTCAGTTGGCCATCCTTGTGGCAACGGCAAACGATGCCGACGCGGCCCTCGACAACCAGAACACCACGATCGGGGCAGCCCAGGAAGAACTGAAGGCTCTGCAGGTAAAGGCGGCAGCCGCAGCCGCGGCTGTGAAAGCCAACGCTGACCAGTTAGCGACGGCCCAGGCTGCCATCACCACTCTCCAGGGTCAGATTAATACCGCTAACGCCGCAGTCACCGCCAAGCAGGCGGAGCTCACCCAGGCCCAGGCGGAGTTGGCCACTCTAACCACTGCGAAGACCACGCTGGTAGCGGAGATCGCCGCCCTGACGGTCCGGATCGATGCGATCAAGGGCAACTCGAAGGCCAAACGCGACCTTGAGGACCTGCGCGACCTAAAGGATGCCCAGCTGGCCACTGCGAACCGGGAAATTTCGGACAAGGAAGCCCTGATCGCGGGCCTGAGCGGCGACCTGACCGTATTGAGCAGCCAAGTCGCCACACTGAACACGCAGCTCCAGAACAAGCAGTCAGAAAGCAGCGCCCTCCAACTGCAGACGGTGCCCCTGCAGGCGGCGCTGGATGCAGCGAACGCCGCAGTCACGTCCAAGGAAACGGCGATCGCAGCACTGAAACTGCAAGTGCCAGCGCTCCAAACAGCCGCGAGGGAGGCATACAGCGCAGTTGAGGACAAACAGGACGAATTGATCGACCTTCACCATCAGCTGCCCGGCCTGGAGGACGCCGTCGCAACTGCCGCCAGCGCCGTGGCAGCCCAGGAGAAAGTCGTAGCAGACCTCGAAGCGGAACTGCCGACCCTCAGGGAGGGCGTGGAGGCGGCGAACGCGGCAATCGCCACTCAGAAGGAAACCCTGAAAAGCCTCAATGCTGCCCTCACCCAGGCACTGGACGCACAGGCGGCCGCAGACAAAGCTGTCGCGGACAGGATCGCCGACCTCGACTCCCTGCGGGAACAATTGCCGGCACTCCAGGCAGCTCTGACCGCAGCCGACGACGCCGTCACACAGCAGGCCACCGAAGTTAACTCGCTGAACACGCTTGGAGGGGCTCTTGCAGAGAACCTCGCCGGCCTCAACGCAAAGATCACGGCCAAGGAAGCCGAAGTCCTGGACCTGCAGACCAGGGTGGCGCCGCTTCTGGACCAGCTGACGAAGATCAACGGAGAGATCGATGCAGCAGACGCCGCCCTCAAGTCCCTACAGGCGCAGCTCACCACAATGGACGGGCAGGTTACAGCAGCCCAGGACACTCTCCGGGTTCTGCAGGCGAAGAAGGGGAACAACAGCGGGCCGATCAAGGTGCAGAAGGACGTCGTAGCCGACCTCCAGTCCAAGATGGCGGACGTCCAGAACCAGATCAAGGCCATTGACGGTTCAATCCTGTTGGGCGGCTGCGTCGCCTGA
- a CDS encoding ABC transporter substrate-binding protein, producing MVRIKTQQAVGTALAISSLLALAACSDPGATAATAPSSASAATAGGKTFNLTPEQNRVKVTVDAAAAALVPEAIKADGKLTVVATGGTAPLSLFATDNKTLIGSEVDIAYAVGETLGLEVEVLPVAWADWPLGVESGKYEAVLSNVTVTEARKEKFDFASYRNDLLGFYAKTDSSIGEIKEAKDVAGKRIIVGSGTNQEAILVRWDEENKAKGLAPVEFQYYDDDSASTLALQSGRADLTFGPNAGAAYKAAKDGKTKEVGTLNGGWPLTAEIAFTTQKGNGLAVAAQAALNTIIGDGSYAEILDRWGLSSEAIQKSELNPPGLPKK from the coding sequence ATGGTCAGGATCAAGACACAACAGGCTGTCGGGACGGCCCTCGCAATTTCGTCGCTGCTGGCGCTTGCCGCCTGCTCGGACCCGGGCGCAACGGCGGCGACAGCACCGTCGTCGGCCTCCGCCGCCACTGCGGGCGGCAAGACGTTCAACCTGACGCCGGAACAGAACCGCGTCAAGGTGACCGTGGATGCGGCCGCTGCAGCGCTGGTCCCGGAAGCCATCAAGGCCGATGGCAAACTGACCGTGGTCGCCACCGGCGGCACCGCGCCGCTGAGCTTGTTCGCCACGGATAACAAAACGCTCATCGGCAGCGAAGTGGACATCGCTTACGCGGTGGGCGAGACCCTGGGGCTGGAGGTGGAGGTGCTTCCCGTGGCGTGGGCCGACTGGCCGCTGGGCGTCGAATCCGGCAAGTACGAGGCCGTCCTGTCCAACGTCACGGTCACGGAGGCACGCAAGGAGAAGTTCGACTTCGCCTCGTACCGCAACGACCTGCTGGGCTTCTATGCCAAGACTGATTCATCCATCGGCGAGATCAAGGAAGCCAAGGACGTCGCCGGCAAGCGCATCATCGTCGGCTCGGGCACCAACCAGGAAGCCATCCTGGTGCGCTGGGATGAGGAGAACAAGGCCAAGGGCCTCGCGCCGGTTGAGTTCCAGTATTACGACGACGACTCGGCCTCCACGCTGGCCCTCCAGTCCGGCCGTGCGGACCTGACGTTCGGCCCCAACGCGGGCGCTGCCTACAAGGCCGCCAAGGACGGCAAGACCAAGGAAGTGGGAACGCTGAACGGCGGCTGGCCGCTGACGGCTGAAATCGCGTTCACCACCCAGAAGGGGAACGGCCTGGCAGTCGCAGCCCAGGCAGCGCTGAACACGATCATCGGGGACGGCAGCTACGCCGAAATCCTGGACCGCTGGGGCCTGTCCTCGGAGGCCATCCAGAAGTCCGAACTCAACCCGCCCGGCCTGCCCAAGAAGTAG
- a CDS encoding MarR family winged helix-turn-helix transcriptional regulator translates to MEKVHEVAKALLDLAWWVQRKGPIRAGLEPLPVTERVILGYLEGHDRSSVTEVGAALDIKPSNVSAAVRELGTRGLVERVPDSDDKRKSLLSLTEEARRNKRSIDAAVTGSLEDVLEQLPPEHREALYASLEAFSDVVDRLRTTDR, encoded by the coding sequence ATGGAAAAAGTGCATGAGGTAGCGAAGGCGCTCCTTGACCTCGCCTGGTGGGTTCAACGCAAGGGACCCATTCGGGCCGGATTGGAACCGTTGCCTGTCACGGAGCGGGTCATCCTCGGATATCTGGAAGGCCATGACAGGTCCAGCGTCACGGAAGTGGGGGCCGCGCTGGACATCAAGCCGTCGAATGTTTCGGCCGCCGTCCGTGAGCTGGGCACACGCGGGCTGGTGGAAAGGGTCCCGGATTCGGACGACAAGCGGAAGTCGTTGCTCTCCCTGACGGAGGAGGCGCGCCGGAACAAGCGCAGCATCGACGCCGCGGTGACGGGTTCGCTCGAAGACGTCCTGGAACAGCTCCCGCCCGAACACCGGGAAGCGCTCTACGCCTCCCTGGAGGCCTTCAGTGACGTCGTTGACCGCCTGCGGACCACGGACCGGTAG
- a CDS encoding multidrug effflux MFS transporter: protein MTTSTKASASLMTMLALLSALGPFAIDMYLPAFPQMMADLNTSAASIQLTLTTFMLGMAVGQLVIGPLSDQFGRRKPLLIGALVCLAASVLCAVAPNIETLIGMRFLQGFAGAAGVVLARAIVSDSARGVHAAKQFGILMAVGGIAPVLSPLAGGGVIGFAGWRGVFWALAVLNLLMVIGSIIIVKESLPREHRSKGGVKELFASTGRVLGNRRYLGFTFAFAFAMAAMFGYISASPFVYQNILGLNPTAFSLLFALNALGITVTSIVGVRLVGTLGPLRMTYIGVSGLVVFSAGLLAVVTAGNTPLFPTLVLLFLAISSLGFIFGNAAALATDQVKKYAGTGSAMMGALQFTLAAIASPLVGLAGEESAVPMAIVMLVAGIISLLSLLALTRGGPALPAAGQAERHLETAAR, encoded by the coding sequence ATGACCACGTCTACAAAAGCATCAGCATCCCTGATGACCATGCTGGCACTGCTCAGCGCCCTGGGCCCCTTTGCCATCGACATGTACCTGCCCGCCTTCCCGCAAATGATGGCGGACCTGAACACCAGCGCAGCCAGTATCCAACTGACGCTCACCACCTTTATGCTCGGCATGGCAGTCGGCCAGCTGGTCATCGGCCCGCTGTCGGACCAGTTCGGGAGGCGCAAGCCGTTGCTGATCGGCGCCCTCGTCTGCCTGGCTGCGAGTGTGCTCTGCGCCGTGGCACCGAACATCGAAACCCTGATTGGCATGCGCTTCCTCCAGGGGTTCGCCGGAGCGGCAGGCGTGGTCCTGGCCCGCGCCATCGTTTCTGATTCAGCCCGCGGTGTGCACGCCGCCAAGCAATTCGGCATCCTGATGGCCGTGGGCGGCATCGCTCCGGTCCTCTCGCCGCTGGCCGGCGGCGGTGTCATCGGCTTCGCCGGATGGCGCGGTGTGTTCTGGGCCCTGGCTGTCCTGAACCTGCTGATGGTGATCGGTTCCATCATCATCGTGAAGGAAAGCCTGCCGCGGGAACACCGCAGCAAGGGCGGCGTGAAGGAGCTGTTCGCCAGCACCGGACGCGTGCTGGGCAACCGGCGCTACCTTGGCTTCACGTTCGCGTTCGCCTTCGCCATGGCGGCCATGTTCGGCTACATCTCAGCCTCGCCCTTTGTCTACCAAAATATCCTGGGGCTGAACCCCACCGCGTTCTCGCTGCTCTTTGCGCTGAACGCGCTGGGCATCACCGTCACCAGCATCGTTGGCGTCAGGCTGGTCGGTACGCTGGGTCCGCTTCGCATGACATACATCGGCGTTTCCGGCCTGGTGGTCTTCAGCGCCGGCCTGCTCGCCGTCGTCACGGCAGGGAACACCCCGCTGTTCCCGACCCTGGTGCTGCTCTTCCTGGCGATCTCCTCGCTGGGTTTCATCTTCGGCAACGCCGCAGCCCTGGCGACGGACCAGGTCAAGAAGTACGCGGGCACCGGATCCGCAATGATGGGCGCGCTCCAGTTCACGCTGGCCGCCATCGCCTCGCCGCTGGTGGGCCTCGCCGGCGAAGAGAGCGCCGTGCCGATGGCCATCGTGATGCTCGTGGCAGGCATCATCTCCCTGCTGAGCCTGCTGGCGCTCACCCGCGGCGGCCCGGCCCTGCCGGCCGCCGGGCAGGCGGAACGGCACCTGGAAACTGCTGCCCGCTGA
- a CDS encoding NtaA/DmoA family FMN-dependent monooxygenase (This protein belongs to a clade of FMN-dependent monooxygenases, within a broader family of flavin-dependent oxidoreductases, the luciferase-like monooxygenase (LMM) family, some of whose members use coenzyme F420 rather than FMN.) — MTQHNRAKSSVFTPSGRIQFGIFFQGVNSGTIWKAAESGSQTDFESFRRLAQTAERGLFAAFFLGEGLRLREHLGRPHALDVAGRPDAQTMLAALASVTKNIGLVATQNTTYNDPADLAHRLSSLDLISGGRAAWNIVTTDNAWTGANFRRGGYLDHADRYKHAEAFVETAKRIWDSWETGTGPARRVVHEGQHYTVDVTPRLPRSAQYRPVLFQAGDSPAGRDFAARQADVIFSAHPKFEAAVEFRKDLVERSLAAGRGANAVQIMPASEFILAPTAEEAAAKKEWVRSLQIGPQQAVAYLEQFWGRELSDYDPDGPLPEIDPVVEETSETRGSGFHGAKARQLADQWRAEAKDKGLSIRQFVTSKTARIDATFTGSYTAVADQLAEYARVGAVDGFNISPWLVPTGLDDIVNHLVPELQERGVYPTEYAGITLRENLGLEIPVRTADEAVETVGA, encoded by the coding sequence ATGACACAGCACAACCGTGCTAAATCCTCTGTCTTCACGCCGTCGGGCAGGATCCAGTTCGGCATCTTCTTCCAGGGCGTCAACTCCGGCACCATCTGGAAGGCGGCCGAATCCGGCTCGCAGACAGATTTCGAATCGTTCCGCCGCCTGGCTCAGACCGCCGAGCGCGGGCTGTTCGCAGCTTTCTTCCTGGGCGAGGGCCTGCGCCTGCGCGAGCACCTGGGCCGGCCGCATGCGCTGGACGTGGCGGGAAGGCCGGACGCCCAGACCATGCTGGCAGCACTGGCATCGGTGACCAAAAACATCGGGCTCGTGGCCACGCAGAACACCACCTATAACGACCCCGCGGACCTGGCCCACCGCCTCTCGTCCCTGGACCTGATCTCCGGCGGCCGGGCCGCGTGGAACATCGTGACCACGGACAACGCCTGGACCGGCGCGAACTTCCGCCGCGGGGGCTACCTGGACCATGCCGACCGCTACAAGCACGCCGAGGCCTTCGTGGAGACCGCCAAGCGGATCTGGGACTCCTGGGAGACCGGGACAGGTCCCGCCCGCCGGGTGGTTCATGAAGGTCAGCACTACACCGTGGACGTCACCCCGCGGCTGCCGCGAAGTGCGCAGTACCGGCCGGTGCTCTTCCAGGCCGGCGACTCCCCGGCGGGCCGGGACTTTGCCGCCCGCCAGGCGGACGTCATCTTCTCGGCACACCCCAAGTTCGAGGCCGCGGTGGAGTTCCGCAAGGACCTTGTTGAACGTTCGCTGGCCGCCGGCCGGGGAGCCAACGCCGTGCAGATCATGCCGGCCAGCGAGTTCATCCTGGCCCCGACTGCCGAAGAGGCGGCCGCGAAGAAGGAATGGGTGCGCAGCCTGCAGATCGGCCCGCAGCAGGCAGTGGCTTACCTGGAACAGTTCTGGGGCCGCGAGCTGTCCGACTACGATCCGGACGGCCCGCTGCCGGAGATCGATCCCGTGGTGGAAGAAACGTCCGAGACCCGCGGCAGCGGCTTCCACGGCGCCAAGGCGCGGCAGCTGGCAGACCAGTGGCGGGCTGAGGCCAAGGACAAGGGCCTGTCCATCCGCCAGTTCGTCACATCCAAGACGGCCCGCATTGATGCGACGTTCACGGGTTCGTACACGGCGGTTGCCGACCAGTTGGCCGAGTACGCCCGCGTAGGCGCTGTGGACGGCTTCAACATTTCGCCGTGGCTGGTTCCCACCGGCCTGGACGACATCGTGAACCACCTAGTCCCGGAACTCCAGGAGCGGGGTGTTTACCCGACGGAATACGCGGGCATCACGCTCCGGGAGAACCTGGGCCTGGAAATCCCGGTGCGCACCGCGGATGAGGCTGTGGAGACGGTCGGGGCGTGA
- a CDS encoding LLM class flavin-dependent oxidoreductase, translating to MSISESSAVEPNATARRAGFLAIELDGAGREGGDISRAVLAAESAGFHVATFADAPGPGRANALQRAAFAGPVTRTIALVPELDTVYTEPFHVSTQLASLDYVSGGRAGWIATAAESPQAAAAVGRTSATGGALSQEAAASIEVSRRLWDSWEDDAVIRDVATGRYIDVDKLHYADFETPAGFAGAGYSVKGPSIIPRPLQGQLPVIAAASLVGEGQVPADAVDGVLVSAPTPELLAAEVRDVRVRLGGSVAVIAELDVVLDSRGQAAAEREASGRPGSGAGGSEGGRARYAGTAAGLTDLLAELLSEADGVRLHPASLALELDELSRLVLPELRRTGALRAPVQDGTFRDLLGLTRPASRYAYSAAAVAAGN from the coding sequence GTGAGCATCTCTGAATCATCCGCAGTAGAACCAAACGCTACTGCACGCCGGGCGGGATTCCTCGCCATCGAGCTCGACGGCGCCGGCCGGGAGGGCGGGGACATTTCCCGTGCCGTGCTTGCCGCGGAGTCCGCCGGATTCCACGTAGCCACTTTTGCTGACGCGCCCGGTCCCGGCCGGGCCAACGCGCTGCAGCGTGCCGCCTTCGCCGGCCCGGTGACCCGCACGATTGCCCTGGTCCCGGAACTGGACACCGTCTACACCGAGCCGTTCCACGTCTCCACCCAGCTCGCGAGCCTCGACTACGTCTCCGGCGGCCGGGCCGGGTGGATTGCCACCGCGGCAGAGTCTCCCCAGGCGGCCGCAGCCGTCGGACGCACCAGCGCCACGGGTGGGGCCCTCAGCCAGGAAGCCGCCGCATCCATCGAGGTGTCCCGCCGGCTGTGGGACTCCTGGGAGGACGATGCCGTGATCCGCGATGTCGCCACCGGGCGGTACATCGACGTGGACAAGCTCCACTACGCGGACTTCGAGACCCCGGCCGGGTTTGCCGGCGCCGGCTACTCGGTCAAGGGTCCGTCCATCATTCCCCGGCCGCTGCAGGGTCAGCTTCCGGTGATTGCCGCCGCGTCCCTGGTGGGCGAAGGGCAGGTTCCCGCAGACGCCGTGGACGGCGTGCTTGTCAGTGCGCCGACACCTGAATTGCTCGCCGCCGAGGTGCGCGATGTCCGCGTACGGCTGGGCGGGTCCGTGGCGGTCATCGCCGAACTCGACGTCGTCCTGGACTCCCGCGGGCAGGCTGCGGCTGAGCGGGAGGCCTCTGGTCGGCCGGGCTCCGGTGCAGGTGGTTCCGAAGGTGGCCGCGCGCGTTATGCAGGCACTGCGGCCGGACTGACTGACCTCCTGGCGGAGCTGCTGTCGGAGGCCGACGGCGTCCGTCTCCACCCGGCGTCGCTCGCCCTGGAGCTGGACGAACTTTCCCGCCTGGTCCTGCCGGAGCTTCGGCGGACCGGCGCCCTGCGGGCGCCGGTTCAGGACGGAACCTTCCGTGACCTGCTGGGCCTCACCCGCCCGGCCAGCCGCTACGCATACTCAGCCGCGGCCGTTGCCGCCGGAAACTAA
- a CDS encoding DUF1684 domain-containing protein → MPLSTETAQESFDADWQEWHAAHERHRAHPHGFLAVTHLHWLGSEPARLEGAPGTWSAEDDVVRVVLEAGESLQRDGQELNGAVTLGSIEERGGINLVAGETVIEVAKRGGEYIVRPRNPENGLLRDYQGTPAYSPDAAFAVRGTYEPFEVPRPTTVGAAVEGIQHVYEAPGEIRFKLAGQKLALTAFNGHAPGSLSVLFTDQTSGATTYAANRSLSVVPAADGSVQLDFNRAVNLPCAYTDLATCPLPPAENRLPVAIAAGEKIPYERQDQL, encoded by the coding sequence ATGCCCTTGTCCACTGAAACAGCCCAGGAATCCTTCGACGCCGACTGGCAGGAATGGCACGCGGCGCACGAGCGCCACCGCGCACACCCGCACGGTTTCCTGGCGGTGACCCACCTGCACTGGCTGGGCAGCGAACCCGCCCGGCTGGAAGGCGCCCCCGGCACCTGGAGTGCGGAGGACGACGTCGTCCGTGTGGTCCTCGAGGCGGGCGAAAGCCTGCAGCGGGACGGGCAGGAGCTGAACGGCGCGGTGACCCTGGGCTCCATCGAGGAGCGCGGCGGCATCAACCTGGTGGCCGGCGAGACGGTCATTGAGGTGGCCAAGCGCGGCGGCGAGTACATTGTGCGGCCGCGGAATCCGGAAAACGGGCTGCTGCGTGACTACCAGGGGACGCCGGCCTATTCGCCGGATGCGGCGTTCGCCGTCCGTGGAACGTACGAGCCGTTCGAGGTGCCGCGGCCCACCACGGTGGGTGCCGCCGTCGAGGGCATTCAGCATGTCTACGAAGCGCCGGGCGAAATCCGCTTCAAGCTGGCCGGCCAGAAGCTGGCGCTGACGGCGTTCAACGGCCACGCCCCGGGCTCGCTGTCGGTGCTGTTTACCGATCAGACCTCCGGCGCGACCACGTACGCAGCCAACCGCTCACTCTCGGTGGTTCCGGCCGCGGACGGGTCTGTGCAGCTTGATTTCAACAGGGCCGTGAATCTGCCCTGCGCCTACACCGACCTCGCCACCTGCCCGCTGCCGCCGGCGGAAAACCGGCTGCCGGTGGCCATCGCGGCCGGCGAGAAGATTCCCTACGAACGGCAGGACCAGCTGTGA